One window of Pieris napi chromosome 1, ilPieNapi1.2, whole genome shotgun sequence genomic DNA carries:
- the LOC125054544 gene encoding uncharacterized protein LOC125054544 has product MFKLTFSFLAIIALAHGSSILDFLDWEDGKKLIEVPELRNDQPNRNCLCKGPACVCCVDFNITFVDLGGPGCVHMKYLSPEDGFSVNVSYGKNLLHSSKIQGTNPAPICLQVFGKFAQVCAKFSDLAPTADGLRGCLELEPRLLGEGQLEFPIGCFKSTPGGMEMEDPPAQPEGESTTEESSTEDNTFDAESFLASVYQTAEQGVAFLSSLLDIPAKRNSTTTVAPPTSSEAPQRRGPKYLKHPNHL; this is encoded by the exons atgtttaaattaacattttcgtTCCTCGCAATTATTGCATTAGCACATGGGTCCAGTATCTTAG ATTTCCTAGACTGGGAAGATGGAAAGAAGTTGATAGAAGTACCAGAGCTCAGGAATGACCAGCCTAATAGAAACTGCCTTTGCAAGGGCCCAGCTTGTGTCTGCTGTGTGGATTTCAACATAACGTTTGTTGATCTAGGAGGACCAG GGTGTGTTCACATGAAATACTTATCCCCTGAAGATGGATTTTCAGTCAACGTGTCCTACGgcaaaaatttactacatagtTCAAAAATACAAG GTACCAATCCAGCACCTATATGCCTTCAAGTATTTGGTAAGTTTGCCCAGGTGTGTGCTAAATTCAGTGACTTGGCACCTACCGCTGACGGTCTTAGGGGATGCCTTGAGTTGGAGCCTAGACTTTTAGGAGAGGGACAGTTAGAATTTCCCATTGGCTGTTTCAAGTCCACTCCTGGTGGAATGGAAATGGAAGATCCACCTGCCCAGCCTGAAGGGGAATC AACTACTGAGGAATCTTCAACGGAAGACAACACATTCGATGCCGAATCCTTCCTAGCCAGTGTCTACCAAACGGCAGAACAAGGTGTTGCATTTCTCAGCAGCCTTCTAGATATACCAGCTAAACGTAACTCTACAACAACAGTAGCCCCACCCACATCCTCTGAAGCACCTCAAAGACGAGGGCCTAAATACCTAAAACATCCTAATCATCTGTGA
- the LOC125054553 gene encoding pancreatic triacylglycerol lipase-like, which yields MIKIVLIVLGVSSVLSWALPTNLGELDLTKYQLGADNIHISYDAENFNPDVTNQYHLFTRLNPSRSQPLVIGHSNILSQSNFNNNKRTVFLIHGWFNSATSDFNRELVPVLLSADDLNVIVVDWSTGANSLNYRIVNANAVKSGEAVARFIAWLSQESGITLEQIHLIGHGLGGHQAGAAGRASYGRIGYITGLNPSLIGWVTNIDRLSPNDALYTEVLHTNYVQGYIGDLGHVDFYFNGGISMPGCDSNECDHDRSFLYFAESIVSGGFTGRECLNYYAAVLGMCDFHPGRLQMGGLYPKNGKTGVYYVETNPSSPYSQG from the exons atgattaaaattgttttaatagtaTTAGGAGTGTCTTCTGTTTTAAGCTGGG CGCTACCAACAAACCTTGGTGAATTGGATTTAACTAAATATCAATTAGGTGCTGATAATATCCACATTAGTTATGATGCAGAAAATTTTAATCCCGACGTTACAAATCAGTACCATCTATTTACAAG GTTAAACCCATCGAGAAGTCAGCCATTGGTTATCGGACATAGTAATATCCTATCACAATccaactttaataataacaagagGACTGTGTTTCTTATTCACGGATGGTTCAACTCTGCTACCTCAGATTTCAATAGAGAACTTGTCCCAG TGTTACTGTCTGCCGATGACCTAAACGTTATTGTGGTGGACTGGTCTACTGGAGCAAATTCATTAAACTATAGGATCGTAAATGCAAACGCTGTGAAATCAGGTGAAGCTGTTGCAAGATTCATTGCCTGGTTAAGCCAAGAAAGTGGGATAACTTTGGAACAAATTCATCTCATTGGTCATGGACTTGGAGGTCACCAAGCTGGCGCTGCAGGGAGAGCTTCTTATGGAAGAATCGGTTATATTACAG gtTTAAATCCCTCTTTAATTGGCTGGGTTACCAACATTGATCGACTTTCTCCCAATGACGCATTATACACAGAAGTGCTTCATACAAACTATGTACAGGGTTATATAGGCGACTTAGGACACGTTGATTTCTATTTTAATGGAGGAATATCAATGCCCGGGTGTGACTCAAACGAATGTGATCATGACAGAAGCTTCTTATACTTTGCTGAGTCGATAGTGTCAGGCGGCTTTACAGGAAGAGAATGTTTGAACTATTACGCCGCTGTTTTAGGGATGTGCGATTTCCACCCCGGACGTCTACAAATGGGCGGTTTATATCCCAAAAATGG aaaaactGGTGTCTACTACGTGGAAACCAACCCTTCCTCACCATACTCACAGGGATAA
- the LOC125054704 gene encoding pancreatic triacylglycerol lipase-like has product MYAVFKCAIILCVALPALGFPMAVNDVVFHLFTRANPTTSEPLLASVASISQSRHFSNSRRTVFAIHNYGENVSGNFIAFVAPALLAAEDVNVVAVDWRSGSFGYVVGLANVPQLGTIVASFANILFNSFGYNSNNVRIVGVGLGAHAAGVAARKMNANIPHIFALDPSLVGWTENPDKLSTRDATFVEVLHTTAGRYGYDRPLGHLDFYANGGVTQPMCGDLPSCSHAYSYVYYAESIAAEAGAGAKFVGTQCASYEQATLLQCTGTGSATFGGIAAKTSVSGIYTFLTNVRPPFAQG; this is encoded by the exons cgCTTGGGTTTCCCATGGCGGTGAATGATGTCGTTTTTCACCTGTTCACAag GGCAAACCCAACTACAAGCGAGCCGCTTCTGGCGTCTGTAGCTTCAATATCCCAGTCACGTCATTTCTCCAACAGCCGTAGAACAGTCTTCGCAATTCACAACTATGGAGAAAACGTTTCTGGAAACTTCATAGCTTTCGTAGCTCCAG CCCTTCTTGCCGCTGAGGATGTTAACGTCGTCGCAGTAGACTGGCGCTCTGGTTCGTTCGGATACGTCGTTGGCCTCGCAAATGTTCCACAACTTGGTACCATTGTCGCTAGCTTTgctaatatactttttaactCCTTTGGATATAACTCCAACAATGTCCGCATCGTTGGTGTCGGCCTTGGAGCTCACGCTGCTGGTGTTGCTGCTAGAAAGATGAATGCGAACATTCCTCATATTTTCG CCCTAGACCCATCACTTGTAGGTTGGACTGAAAATCCGGATAAGTTGAGTACCCGTGATGCCACCTTCGTGGAGGTGCTACACACCACCGCCGGAAGATACGGTTATGATCGGCCTCTGGGTCATTTAGATTTCTATGCAAACGGCGGCGTCACCCAGCCTATGTGTGGTGATCTTCCCTCATGTTCTCACGCCTATTCCTACGTATACTACGCGGAGTCTATCGCTGCTGAAGCAGGCGCTGGTGCTAAATTCGTCGGCACTCAATGTGCTTCTTATGAACAAGCTACCTTACTTCAATGTACTGGCACTGGCAGTGCTACTTTCGGGGGAATAGCCGCCAAAACTTC AGTTTCTGggatttacacatttttgacAAATGTGCGGCCTCCTTTCGCGCAAGGGTAA